The region CCATGATCAGGGCCATCAGCAGCGGGATCAGCAGGGTGCTGATCACGAAGCCCTTGGTGCGGACGCGCTCGAGGTATTCACGGCGGATGATGGCGAGCATTTTCACGACGCGGCCTCCGTTCCGGCGGCGGCGCGGCGCTCGCGCACCACGCTCAGGAAGATCTCGTCCAGGGCGGGCCGGTTGGCCGCGAACAGCGTCAGCTGGCCGCCGGCGCGCAGGGCGTCGAGCACCGCGTCGGTGCTCGCCCCGGCCTCCAGGGTCAGCCGCCAGGAATCGTCCTGGAACACGCGGTGGGCGATGCCCGGCAGCCGCGCGGGCGGCTCCTTGCCGCCGGCGTAGGCGACCCGCACCGACTTCAGCGGGAAGTCCGTGCGCACCGCCTCGAGGGTGCCGTCGAGCACCTTGCGGCCGCCCTCGATCAGGCAGACCGAGTCGCACAGCTTCTCCGCCTCGGCCAGCATGTGGGTCGAAAGGATGATGGTGCAGCCGCGGGCGTTCTGCTCGCGGATGACGTCGCGCATCGTCTCGACGTTCAGGGGATCCAGCCCGCTGAAGGGCTCGTCCAGGATCACCAGGTCCGGCTCGAACAGGAACGTGGCCGCGAACTGGACCTTCTGCTGCATGCCCTTGCTCAGGGCGTCGACCTTGCGGTCCTTCCACTCGCCCAGGCCCAGCCGCTCGAGCCAGGCTTCGGCCCGGCGCATGGCTTCCTTCCGCGGCACCGACTTGAGCGTGGCCAGGAAGGCCAGCTGCTCGGCGCACTTCATCTTGCGGTAGAGCCCCCTCTCCTCGGGCAGGTAGCCGACACGGTCCAGCAGCAGACGGTCCAGAGGCCGGCCGTCGAACAGGATCTCGCCGCGGTCGGCCAGGATGATGTTCATGATGCAGCGGATCGTGGTCGTCTTGCCGGACCCGTTGGGGCCCAGGAAGCCGTAGATGCTGCCCCGCGGGATCTCGAGCGAGATCCCGTCCACGGCGCGCACCTGGCCGTAGCTCTTGCCGAGGTCGTTGACGTGCAGGAAGGCCGATGCCATGGGCGTCCTTTCTCTGGGAGTCGGTGGCGGGGCCGATCGTCCAGTCGCGCGGTAGCTTAGGGCAGCGCCGCCCCGGAAGCAAGCCCGCTCACCGGCGCCCGCGAGCGCTGTTCTACGGTGAAAAGGCGCCCCGGTTGCCCCGAAGGCGTCGGAAATGGATGGCGATGACGGTTCGGGGGGAAAAGAACACGGGGCTACCCCCGCCGGTGGCCCCGTGTCTTGGATCCGAGTCGCGGGCGAGGCCCATGACTCGGTCCGAGCCTGCACTCCCGGAGTGCCGCCGCGATCGGCGGCCGGGAGGAAACTTCACTGAGGTCATACTACATGGCGACCATCACGGATCCGTCACGAAGGAGTCAAATCTTCAGGACCAATTCCCGCCGCATTCCCGGCCGGCGCGAGGCCCGCTATCGGGCAGACAGGCGCCGCCGGACCGTGTTACACTTGAGGATGGCAGCGCGATGGCTGCGGAAAGGACCGACGTGAGCGAGACGACCAGGCGGCGGATCCTGCTGATCGAGGACGACCGCGACCTCATCGACCTGATCACCCTGCACCTGCAGGGCGAGGGCTACGACGTGACCGCGGCGCACGACGGGCACCGCGGGCTCGAGGCTTTCGCCGCGTCGGAGTGGTCGGCCGTGGTACTGGACTGGATGCTGCCCGCGATGTCGGGCCTGGACGTGCTGCGGGAGATCAGGGCCGGCGACCGCCAGGTGCCCATCCTCATGCTCACCGCGCGCGGCGAGGAGGCGGACAAGGTCCTCGGCCTGGAACTGGGCTGCGACGACTACATGACCAAACCCTTCAGCCTGCGCGAGCTGACGGCGCGGCTGAAGGTGCTGCAGCGGCGCATCGAGCTGGCGCGCAGCATCGCGCGGGGCAGCGAGCAGGACCTCGTGCTCGAGCTCGGCGAGCTGAGCATCGACCACACCAAGCGGCGGGTCAGCGTGCGCGGCGAGCCGGTCCAGCTGACGCTGAAGGAATACGACCTGCTCTACACCCTGGCCGCGCGGCCCGGGCGCACCTTCTCGCGGACGCAGCTGCTCGACCAGGTGTGGGACCAGGATTCCGACGTTTACGAGCACACCGTCAACTCGCACGT is a window of bacterium DNA encoding:
- a CDS encoding ATP-binding cassette domain-containing protein, which gives rise to MASAFLHVNDLGKSYGQVRAVDGISLEIPRGSIYGFLGPNGSGKTTTIRCIMNIILADRGEILFDGRPLDRLLLDRVGYLPEERGLYRKMKCAEQLAFLATLKSVPRKEAMRRAEAWLERLGLGEWKDRKVDALSKGMQQKVQFAATFLFEPDLVILDEPFSGLDPLNVETMRDVIREQNARGCTIILSTHMLAEAEKLCDSVCLIEGGRKVLDGTLEAVRTDFPLKSVRVAYAGGKEPPARLPGIAHRVFQDDSWRLTLEAGASTDAVLDALRAGGQLTLFAANRPALDEIFLSVVRERRAAAGTEAAS
- a CDS encoding response regulator transcription factor → MAAERTDVSETTRRRILLIEDDRDLIDLITLHLQGEGYDVTAAHDGHRGLEAFAASEWSAVVLDWMLPAMSGLDVLREIRAGDRQVPILMLTARGEEADKVLGLELGCDDYMTKPFSLRELTARLKVLQRRIELARSIARGSEQDLVLELGELSIDHTKRRVSVRGEPVQLTLKEYDLLYTLAARPGRTFSRTQLLDQVWDQDSDVYEHTVNSHVNRLRGKIEANPNRPRYILTVWGIGYRFTDEF